CGCTTACCTTCAGGCGGAAACTTATTACCGTCTGGGATGGTTTGAAAACGCTCAAGACGCCTATAAGGAATATCTCATCCATTTCACCAAAACCACCCATTTTGACCATGTCCTTGGGCGCCGTTATGAAATCGCCTTTATGTTCATCACCGGTAAAGTAAAACAGAAGCTCTTTGGACTGCGCATCCTTTCCGCCCGGGCCAGAGGCCTTGAAATAGTCCGCGAATTATTAAAGCAATACCCTTACGCGCCGGTTTCCGAAGGCAATCAGCTGGATATGGCCGATTATCTTTACCAGCATAACGATTTGGACGAAGCGCAGACCGAATACGAAAGCTTCATGTCTGCTTTCCCCAAAAGCAAGTTCAAACACGTGGCTTTGTTTAGGTCTGGCGATATTTATCTCCGGCATTATAAAGGACCCCAATACCAGCCGACCGAACTGGAAAAGGCGGAAAAATGTTTCCGGCAATATATGGAAAACTACCCCAAAGAAGAACTCGCCGTCGAGGCCACAAAAAAGCTTGCCTTGATAGATAATCTTAAAGCCGAACGTGAATTCCTCGTCGCCAAATTTTACCTTAAAACCAATCAACCCGACTCGGCGAAAATATACATGGAAGCCATTGTCAGGAATTACCCGGAGACCAAATGGGCGGCCGAAGCTAAAAAGATGTTACCGACAATTAAGTAATCCCCGTTAGAAATACCGGTAATTAAATATGACTGATAACCTTAAAATCAAAACAGCCTTCATAAACCACGGGAAATTTAATCACAAGCCAACTTTTCCTGACGGGGTAACCATGATTAATCTTGCTAAAATAATGACCCTCAGCGCGATTGTTTCTTTTGTCATTGCCGCCGGCTGCGGTTACACGCCGGTTTATTATTCCAAAGGCGTTAAAAATATTGCCGTCCCTATCTTTGACAACCAGACTTTATGGCGCGGGTATGAATTCGAACTGACCAACCTGGTCCAGAACGAAATAATCTCCAAGATGCCCAATTACCGGATAGTCTCCAAAAATAATGACGCGGATATCGTAATTTACGGTACCATCACAAGCCTTTCCAAACCGGTAGTGACGGAAGGCGAGTTGGACCGGACAATCCAGTCCCAATTGGCCATGACTGTAAATATCGTGGTCAGAAACCGGCGTGATTCCAAGGTGCTTTTCCAGGGGAACCGGACCGAAACCGAACCTTTCACCGGGCAAAGGTCGGAAAATGAGGATTCCGCCAAGCGCGCCGTTTATGAAAAACTTGCCCGCTGGGTAACCAACGTGCTGGGAAACCAGGAAGCCCTTAAATAATTTTATAAAGAGGAGTCGAGATGAGCAACGAGCCTAAAAAACCGAAACAAAACCGGATACCGGATGACCCGCCGCGTTCAAGGGGATTTTTATTCTTTATTCTCTTCTTTGGATTGCTTGGATTAATGGTTTACCTTGGTTATAATTTAGTCGGTCCTCAGCCGAAAAAAATCACCTTTCAAGAGCTTTATGAACAGGCAAATAATGGTTGGATAAAAAACATCGTCATAACAGGCTCGGACAAGGTCAAGGAAGCAGGGGGTGAATACAAGGATGGTTTTCCCAAAGGAGAGGATTTCAAGAAATTCAGCACCTATCCGTTCATGGAGATGGAACTCGACAAGGAAATACTCCAGAAACTTTACATCGCGGTCGGCAAGGATAACATCCGTTTTGACCCGGGCAATTCTTTCTGGGAACAGATATTGCTTATCATGATTCCCTGGGTACTGATAATCGGCGTAATCTGGTATCTCTTTTTCCGGCAGATAAGGTCGGCCGACGGCGGCGGCCCTCCGGGTGTATTTTCCTTCGGAAAAAGCCGCGCCCGTTTTGCCTCGCGCGAACAGCGCAAAGTCACCTTTGCCGATGTCGCCGGAATCGAGGATGCCCGTGAAGAAGTCGGTGAAATAATAGAATTCCTTAAAAACCCCAAGAAATTCCAGAAGATAGGCGCCAGAATCCCCCGCGGCGTCCTTCTGGTCGGCCCTCCGGGAACCGGGAAAACGCTCCTGGCAAAAGCCATCGCCGGGGAGGCTAACGTCCCCTTCCTCTCCATGTCCGGCTCGGATTTCGTGGAGATGTTCGTCGGCGTGGGCGCCTCGCGCGTGCGCGATTTATTCAAGCAGGCGAAAAGCAATTCGCCCTGCATCGTCTTCCTTGACGAAATTGATGCCGTCGGCCGCCACCGCGGCAGCGGCTTGGGCGGCGGGCATGATGAGCGCGAACAAACACTTAACGCCATACTCGTTGAAATGGACGGATTCGATACGGATACCAGCATCATTATCATGGCGGCAACCAACCGGCCGGATGTCCTTGACCCGGCGCTTTTGAGACCGGGCAGATTCGACCGCCAAATCGTGCTTGATATGCCGGATGTCAAAGGGCGCGAGGCAATCCTAAAAGTCCACGCGCGCAAAATAAAGCTTGACCCTTCGGTTGACCTTTCTCTTCTGGCAAAAACTACACCCATGTTTTCCGGAGCTGACCTGGAAGCGACCATAAATGAAGCGGCTCTGATGGCGGTTATGAAGAAAAGGGAAACCGCCTTGATGGAAGACCTCGAAGAAGCCCGCGATAAAGTCCGCTGGGGCCGCCAGAAACGCAGCCGCCAGATGGCCGAGGAAGACAAAAAAATCACCGCCTACCACGAAAGCGGGCACGCGGTTGTTTCTTATGTCCTGCCGGAAGTGGAAAATGTCCATAAGGTCACCATCATCCCGCGCGGGATTTCACTGGGTTCGACCATGCTCCTGCCGGAAAAAGACCGTTACCACATGCATAAAAAATATGTCCTGGGAAACATCACCACCCTCTTCGGCGGCAGGGTGGCCGAAGAAACTTTCTGCACGGATATCTCGACCGGTGCCCGTTCGGATATAAAACAAGCCACCGATATGGCGCGGTCTATGGTCACCGAATGGGGAATGAGCGAAAAGCTTGGCCCCATAAGCTATACGGACAGCGAAGAACACCTATTCCTGGGAAGGGAAATCACCCGCTCCAAACCCCACAGCGAAATGACCGCCCAGACAATCGATGATGAAGTAAAATCAATCATCACTTCCTGTTATAACCGCGCCAGGGAAATAATAAACGCAAATAAAGAGGTCTGCGCCAAAATGGCCCAGGCATTATTGAAATACGAGGTTCTGAATACCGAGGACGTGGAAAAGATATTCAAAGGCGCTGATATCAATACGCTCCATGATAACGGGACCGCGCCGGCACCGGCAAAGGCAGAACCGGCCGCTCCAAATGCGCCTGAAATTAAACCAACATAAAGGAATTATTTATGAAAAAGGCATCAGGGTTGGGTTTATTATGCGTCATCCTTTTTACTCTGCCCGCAATCTCGCAAAACACCCCTAAAATCGAAATCTGCGATATGGATAATAACACCATCGCGGCAGACGGCATCTCTATTGATGCCGAAGGCAAATGCCACCTCACCTTAGCCGCGGGCGAACAGATAATCCCTTGCGACTCCGTCTTGGAAATAGTCTTTTCCCAATCCGCGCCCAGGAAATCCGCCGGCTGGGAATTCACACTCACCAATGGAGACACCGTCTGCGGGATAATCAAGGAAGCCTTAAAAGACGGCATCAAGGTGGAATCAGCTCTGCTCGGCGATGTCAACCTGGGATTTGGCTCCTTAAAAGCCCTAAGGAATTTATCCGGTTCCGCCCAGCCTGCTACGGAAAAGCAGGCAGAAGACACCATCCAGTTCTTAAGCGGTGATAGCGACAAAGGCGTCGTCGCGGAAATCACCAAAGATAGCCTGAAGCTGAATTCATCCGTCTATAAAAAGGAAAAGACCTATGCGCTCGACCAGATAGCCCTGGTCACCATCTCCCAGCTTGCACCGCCGCCCGAAGAGCCCAAAGTGATTCTGGCGCTGATTTCCGGTATTGATAACAGCCGGCTGACCGGACAGATTAAAAAGCTGGAAGGCAAAACCGTTTCTTTCTCCGCACCGTATAAATTTAATTCCGCCGGCAATTCAAACGAGCTCGTTATCGCGCTGGATAAAATCTCGCGGATTTCATTCAGGAACCCGAACTGCGTTTACCTTTCGGATATATCGCCCTCATCGGTAAAGGAATACCCAACCTTATATGACCCGGACCACATCATCTTTCCCTGGAATTACCAGAAAGACCGTAACGTCATGAAGACTGGTCCCATCTCAGTGAAAGGCAAGAAATTTTATAAGGGTCTCGGCGTCCACGCCAATTGCGAACTCACTTATAAGCTGGATGGCAAATTCAGGAAATTCATCGCCACTGTCGGGCTGGATGACACCGCGGAAGGCAAAGGCACGGTCCAGTTTGTTGTTTACCTTGACGGCAAAAAGGCCTATGAAAGCAAAGTCATGAAAGGCGACAGCGCTCCGGAAACTATCAATCTCGATACCTCCGGCGCCAAGGAACTGAAACTGGTCCTGAATGACGGGGGCGATTTGCATATCCTCGACCGCGCCGCCTGGGCAGGCGCCAGACTGCTGAAATGAACACAGAGTGTTCACTAAAGAACGAAAAAACTGAAGGACTAAAGAACAAATCGGTTTTTCGGTTTCTCCGTTCTTCCGTTCTTCGACTTTTCCATTCTTCAGTTATTCAGTTCATTCGTTCTTACGTTTTTCAGTCTTCTCTCGACCTCGTCTACCCGCCGTATTGCCTTCGATGCCATAACGCCATCAAGCCCCTGACGCATAGCGCACAACGCGAATTTAATCTTTATCTCTGCCCTGAATGCCTCGGACAAATCACGCCCATTAATGAAAGTAATGTGTGCCTCAAATGCGGGATGTCTCTGGGACCGCACAGCGGGAAAAGGGACAACTGTCCTTCCTGCAATACCATGCATTTCCTCTTTAGCGGAACGTCTGCCTACGGAGAATATAAAGACGCCCTCAAAGATATTATCCTCCTTTACAAATACGGGAAGCAGAAGTTGCTGGCGGAGACTCTGGCAAAGTGTCTGGCTGAACGGCTGGAAAAGGAAAAAGAGATTTTGGGGAAGATTGATATTATCGTGCCGGTGCCCCTGACCAAGGCAAAGGAAAAGCAAAGGGGCTTTAACCAGTGCGAATTGATTGCGGGATA
The sequence above is drawn from the Planctomycetota bacterium genome and encodes:
- a CDS encoding ComF family protein — translated: MNTECSLKNEKTEGLKNKSVFRFLRSSVLRLFHSSVIQFIRSYVFQSSLDLVYPPYCLRCHNAIKPLTHSAQREFNLYLCPECLGQITPINESNVCLKCGMSLGPHSGKRDNCPSCNTMHFLFSGTSAYGEYKDALKDIILLYKYGKQKLLAETLAKCLAERLEKEKEILGKIDIIVPVPLTKAKEKQRGFNQCELIAGYLGRHFGKPVSKGSLVRIKETPAQASLSRAQRIENLKDAFKAMGAEEFKGKNILLVDDVMTTGATAGEVSRVLKHSNAKSIYVAVLAR
- a CDS encoding LptE family protein; the protein is MTDNLKIKTAFINHGKFNHKPTFPDGVTMINLAKIMTLSAIVSFVIAAGCGYTPVYYSKGVKNIAVPIFDNQTLWRGYEFELTNLVQNEIISKMPNYRIVSKNNDADIVIYGTITSLSKPVVTEGELDRTIQSQLAMTVNIVVRNRRDSKVLFQGNRTETEPFTGQRSENEDSAKRAVYEKLARWVTNVLGNQEALK
- a CDS encoding ATP-dependent metallopeptidase FtsH/Yme1/Tma family protein, with the protein product MSNEPKKPKQNRIPDDPPRSRGFLFFILFFGLLGLMVYLGYNLVGPQPKKITFQELYEQANNGWIKNIVITGSDKVKEAGGEYKDGFPKGEDFKKFSTYPFMEMELDKEILQKLYIAVGKDNIRFDPGNSFWEQILLIMIPWVLIIGVIWYLFFRQIRSADGGGPPGVFSFGKSRARFASREQRKVTFADVAGIEDAREEVGEIIEFLKNPKKFQKIGARIPRGVLLVGPPGTGKTLLAKAIAGEANVPFLSMSGSDFVEMFVGVGASRVRDLFKQAKSNSPCIVFLDEIDAVGRHRGSGLGGGHDEREQTLNAILVEMDGFDTDTSIIIMAATNRPDVLDPALLRPGRFDRQIVLDMPDVKGREAILKVHARKIKLDPSVDLSLLAKTTPMFSGADLEATINEAALMAVMKKRETALMEDLEEARDKVRWGRQKRSRQMAEEDKKITAYHESGHAVVSYVLPEVENVHKVTIIPRGISLGSTMLLPEKDRYHMHKKYVLGNITTLFGGRVAEETFCTDISTGARSDIKQATDMARSMVTEWGMSEKLGPISYTDSEEHLFLGREITRSKPHSEMTAQTIDDEVKSIITSCYNRAREIINANKEVCAKMAQALLKYEVLNTEDVEKIFKGADINTLHDNGTAPAPAKAEPAAPNAPEIKPT
- the bamD gene encoding outer membrane protein assembly factor BamD — translated: MMKTKLYLALLCAITALAICNGCSGSKTFLVSESEPPSPAIEAEYVKAEALFNKGDKSSLKKAASILEDNLPIAINYDQKEKIAYLQAETYYRLGWFENAQDAYKEYLIHFTKTTHFDHVLGRRYEIAFMFITGKVKQKLFGLRILSARARGLEIVRELLKQYPYAPVSEGNQLDMADYLYQHNDLDEAQTEYESFMSAFPKSKFKHVALFRSGDIYLRHYKGPQYQPTELEKAEKCFRQYMENYPKEELAVEATKKLALIDNLKAEREFLVAKFYLKTNQPDSAKIYMEAIVRNYPETKWAAEAKKMLPTIK
- a CDS encoding NPCBM/NEW2 domain-containing protein, with amino-acid sequence MKKASGLGLLCVILFTLPAISQNTPKIEICDMDNNTIAADGISIDAEGKCHLTLAAGEQIIPCDSVLEIVFSQSAPRKSAGWEFTLTNGDTVCGIIKEALKDGIKVESALLGDVNLGFGSLKALRNLSGSAQPATEKQAEDTIQFLSGDSDKGVVAEITKDSLKLNSSVYKKEKTYALDQIALVTISQLAPPPEEPKVILALISGIDNSRLTGQIKKLEGKTVSFSAPYKFNSAGNSNELVIALDKISRISFRNPNCVYLSDISPSSVKEYPTLYDPDHIIFPWNYQKDRNVMKTGPISVKGKKFYKGLGVHANCELTYKLDGKFRKFIATVGLDDTAEGKGTVQFVVYLDGKKAYESKVMKGDSAPETINLDTSGAKELKLVLNDGGDLHILDRAAWAGARLLK